The Mesorhizobium sp. M3A.F.Ca.ET.080.04.2.1 genome contains the following window.
CTCAGGGCCGCCTTTTTCGCATGCGACAGGCTGAAACAAAATTTGGCCGAAGTCTCGCGTCCTGCTATGAGCGCGACGGCGCTTCCTCCCATTCCGATTTGGAAAGGCGCATCAGGCCAACAGATTTCACGGCGAGAGACATAAATGCATTTCAGAACGGTCCTGAGCGGCACGCTTGCGCTGCTGCTCGCATCAAGCATCTCAAGCGTCGCCGCCCCGGCAGGCAGCACCGCGCAATCGCCAGACAGCGGATTCACCTTCCATCTGCCGACACTCGGGATCTTCGGCGACAAGACGAAGCCAGAGCAGGCGCAGGTCGCGCAGCAGGACGGCGCCGGGGCGACCGGGCTGGAAGATCAGCTTCGCCAGATGAACGGCAAGATCGAGGAACTCAACTTCCAGATCCTCCAAATGCAGGAGCAGATGCGCAAGCAGCAGGAAGACAACGAGTTCCGCTTCCAGCAGCTCGAGGGCGGCTCCCAAGGCGCTAAACCGACGGGCCAGAAGAAGTCCGAGGCCGCGCCCCAGAACGGCGATGCGAATGGTGGCGATGCGGGCATGGCTGATGCCGGCGCCGACACCAACGTCGCCGATGCTCCGCCGACGCAGGCTCCGGCCGCTGCCGGCACGCAGAGCGGCGGCAAGAGCGTCAGCGAGGTCATCGTGGAGTCGCAGACCGGCGATCCGGGCAAGGTGATCACCGGCGCGCCGCCGAAGACCTTCGGCACCATTACGGTCGACAAGAACGGCAATGTCGTCAATGCCGAGACCGATCCGCAGGCCAGCGCGCCAGCGGGAGCTCCGGCGGCGACGGCGAGCGCTCCGACCGCCGAGACGCCGGCCAAGAGCGGCAAGACCAAGTCGGGCGGCACGGTCATGGCTTCTCTGCCCTCGACCAACGACCCGGACGAACTCTACCGCAACTCCTACCAGTTCATCCTGTCGGGCGACTATCCGACCGCCGAGCAGGGTTTTCGCGACCATATCTCCCGCTTCCCCAAGGATGCCAAGGCTGCGGATGCGCATTACTGGCTGGGCGAGTCGCTGCTCGGCCAGCAGAAATACCGCGACGCGGCAGAGGTCTTCCTTGGCGCCAGCAAGGATTATCCGAAGGCCAAGAAGGCTCCCGACATGCTGCTCAAGCTCGGCGTAGCGCTGGTCGGCCTGAAGCAGAACGACGTGGCCTGCGCCACCTTCAGCGAGATCGGGAAGCGCTATCCCGATGTTTCCGGCGCGCTCAAGGAACGCATCAAGCAGGAGAAGGCGCTGGCGTCGTGCTAGCTTTTCTCTCGCATGTGGTTGCTCCACAAGCGGGACCGTTTCCGCGCGACATGCAGTAATGCCCGGCACTGAGCCTGAGTTTTCGGGCCGCCTTTTTTCAGATTTCGATTTTTCCAGCGGCGCCGTTGCAGCCGTGTCCGGCGGCAGCGACTCGACCGCCCTGCTTCTTCTCCTCAAAGACCGCCTCGATCGAGACGCGCCCGCGGCAAGGCTGCTGGCGGTAACCATCGATCATGCCCTGCGGCCGAATTCGGCAGCGGAAGCGCGCGCCGTGGCGGAACTCTGCGCCGCTCATGGCATCGCGCATCGCACCCTGATCTGGTCCGGACCCAAGCCGGCGACCGGCCTGCCCGCCGCGGCGCGCGAAGCCCGCTACCGGCTGCTGGCCGAGGCGGCTGAAGGGGAAAGCATCGGCCTGATCCTGACCGGCCATACCGCCGACGACCAAGCCGAGACCGTGCTGATGCGACAGGCGCGCGACGCCGGAACTCGCGACGGAGACGATGACGGGCGCGGCCTGGCGGGCATGGCGCCTGCCACGCTCTATGGCTGGCGGACCTGGATCGGAAGGCCGCTGCTCGGCACGCGGCGGGCGGTGCTGCGTCAGTTTCTCAAGCGGCGAAACATCGGCTGGATCGAGGATCCGACCAATGTCGACCAGCGTTTCGAGCGCCCGCGGATGCGGGCGGCGCTCTCGGGCGGCGAGGGCGAGGCTCGCTTCGCCGCGGCGATCGCAGAGGCCGGGCAGGCCGCCGCCGCGCGCGAAGAACTCGGCAGCCGCGCCGCCATTCTGATCGGGGCCTTCGCCAGCCGGCCGGCTTCCGGACTTGTCCGCCTTGATCCCGCCTTTGCCGCCAGCGAGGACGGCGAGGCCGCGACCTACGCGCTGCGCATCCTGCTCGCCACGATGGGGGGCACATCGTTTCTCGCGGACGAGGCGCGCTCGCGTCGCCTGTTCGAGAGACTGCGTTCCGGTTCGCTTTGCGCCACATTGTCGCGGAGCGTGGTGGATGCGCGTCGAAGCGGCATCTTTCTCCACCGCGAGAGCCGAAATCTGCCGGCACCCGCTCCGGCCGAGGACCACAACTGCTGGGACGGTCGGCGGCGGATCACATTGGGCGACAAATCGGACGGGTTGGTGATCGCCCCGTTGGGAGTGGCCGCCGCCAAACGCGCTTGCGCCGACGAAGCTGCGCCCGCCGGCATAGTGCGCAAGGCGCTTGCCAGCGAACCCGCGCTGTGGCGCGATGACGAACGCCTTGATTCTGCTGGCGGCGGCGGCTTGCGGCCGCCAATCGCGGCGGCCCCATTGGTGTCGCCGTTCGCACGCTTCCTGCCGTGCTTCGATTTGCTGCCCGCCGCCGCCGTGGCCCGGCTGATCGGCGCAGCGCAGCCGCCGGCTTCGCCCTTTCGCGGCCATGATCGCGGCCGACCATGGTCGAAAGCTTAACCGACCCGTGCTGTTCTGCTTGGCAAGGAGAGGCGCTCTCCCTATGTTAGGCTCAAGCTTCCTCCATCATCGTGGTCCCCGCGCGGACGCCAACAGGACAATAGATGAACCCGAACTATCGCAACCTCGCGCTCTGGGCGATCATAGCCGTCCTGCTCATTGCCCTGTTCAACCTTTTCCAGACGCCACAGACGCGGGGCGCTACCAGCGATATCGCCTATTCGCAGTTCCTGCAGGACGTCGCTTCCGGCCGGGTCAAGAGCGTGACGATTGCCGGCGCCCGCATCTTCGGCAACTACACGGACAACGCCAACGGCTTCCAGACCTATTCGCCCGGCGATCCGTCGCTGGTCTCCAGGCTGCAGGACAAGAACGTCACCATCACCGCCAAGCCTGAAACCGATGGCTCCAATTCGCTGTTCGGCTATCTGATCTCGTGGCTGCCGATGATCCTGATCCTGGGCGTGTGGATTTTCTTCATGCGCCAGATGCAGTCCGGCTCCGGCCGCGCCATGGGCTTCGGCAAGTCGAAGGCCAAGCTGCTCACCGAAGCGCACGGCCGCGTCACCTTCCAGGACGTTGCCGGCGTCGACGAGGCCAAGGAGGATCTCGAGGAGATCGTCGAGTTCCTGCGCGACCCGCAGAAGTTCCAGCGCCTCGGCGGCAAGATCCCGCGCGGCGTGCTGCTGGTCGGCCCGCCCGGAACCGGCAAGACGCTGCTCGCGCGTTCGGTCGCGGGCGAAGCCAATGTGCCGTTCTTCACCATCTCCGGCTCGGACTTCGTCGAGATGTTCGTCGGCGTCGGCGCCAGCCGCGTGCGCGACATGTTCGACCAGGCCAAGAAGAACGCGCCCTGCATCATCTTCATCGATGAAATCGACGCGGTCGGCCGTCATCGCGGCGCCGGCCTCGGCGGCGGCAATGACGAGCGCGAGCAGACGCTGAACCAGCTGCTGGTCGAGATGGACGGCTTCGAGTCGAACGAGAGCATCATCCTGATCGCCGCCACCAACCGGCCCGACGTGCTCGACCCGGCGCTGCTGAGGCCCGGCCGCTTCGACCGCCAGGTCGTGGTGCCGAACCCCGACATCGTCGGCCGCGAGAAGATCCTCAAGGTGCATGTGCGCAATGTGCCGCTGGCGCCCAATGTCGACCTCAAGGTCATCGCGCGCGGCACGCCCGGCTTCTCCGGCGCCGACCTGATGAACCTCGTCAACGAATCCGCGCTGATGGCGGCGCGCCGCAACAAGCGGCTCGTCACCATGGCCGAGTTCGAGGATGCCAAGGACAAGATCATGATGGGCGCCGAGCGTCGTTCGTCGGCGATGACGCAGGCCGAGAAGGAACTGACCGCCTATCACGAGTCCGGCCACGCCATCCTGGCCCTTAACGTGCCGACGGCGGACCCGCTGCACAAGGCGACCATCATTCCGCGCGGCCGCGCGCTCGGCATGGTCATGCAGCTGCCGGAAGGCGACCGCTATTCGATGAGCTACAAATACATGATCTCGCGTCTGGCGATCATGATGGGTGGCCGCGTTGCCGAGGAATTCAAGTTCGGCAAGGAGAACATCACCTCCGGTGCCTCTTCCGACATCGAGCAGGCGACCAAGCTGGCGCGCGCCATGGTCACGCGCTGGGGCTTCTCCGACAAGCTCGGCCATGTCGCCTATGGCGACAACCAGGAAGAGGTCTTCCTCGGCCACTCCGTGGCGCGCACGCAGAACATCTCGGAAGAGACGGCGCAGATCATCGACGCCGAAGTGCGCCGGCTGATCGACGATGCCTACTCGACCGCCAAGGCCGTGCTGACCAAGAAGAAGAAGGACTGGATCGCTCTGGCCGAGGGGCTGCTCGAATACGAGACGCTGACCGGCGACGAGATCAAGCAACTGATCGCCGGCCACAAGCCCGCCCGCGACCTCGGCGACGACACGCCCCCCAGCCGCGGCTCGGCCGTGCCGAAGGCCGGCACCGGCGGCCGCCGCAAGAAGGGCCCCGAGCCCGAAGGCGGCATGGAGCCCCAGCCGCAGGGCTAGTCTGGAAACACCGATCGAACGAGCGCCGCGGCCTTGCCGCGGCGTTTTTGCTTTGAAGAGCCGGAGGTCGGGCCTACACGCCGGCGATTGTCGAAAGCCGGCGCGACAGCCAATCTCCCCCCTCCTGGGGCCCTCCTGGGGGAGATGCCCGGCAGGGCAGAGAGGGGCGCTGTCCCGCCGGCATGTCGAGCGTGGCTTTGCGCCCGTTAATAAGTCCCCGCCGGGTCTCGGCCTGCCGAGCCGCACCTTCGTGAGCAAACCAAGTAGGATGAAGGAAGCGATCCTTCGCGCCCCCCTCTGTCCTGCCGGACATCTCCCCCACGCGGGCCCCTCGAGGGGGGAGATTGGCAGCGTCGTCGTCGGCGCTTCGCCAACAGCGCAGACACAGTCTCGATGATCTCCAGCAAAAGGTCCGCGCATCCGGCGACGCGCGGGCCTTCATCTGGAGAGTCTGTGCTGAAATCAGCTCTTCAGCTTGGCATTGCACAGGCTGTAGAAGCCGCCGCCCTTCTGGATCCACTTCAGGCCGTTGAGCGTGTTGGCGTCCTTGTTGGCGTAGTACTGCTCGAGGCAGGTGTGCATGCGGGCCTTGGCCGGGGTCTCGTTGGCGAATTTCGACGAGATGGCGGTCGGGAAGGTGACGCCCTTCGGCGCGGCTGCGGTCGGCTTTGCCGGCTCCTTGGTGTAGGTCGCTTCCGTCGGGGCCGGGACAGTGTCGTCGTCGGCGGCGCCTGTGCCGCACTCGGCCTTGCGGAAGTCGTTCCACTTCATGCCGTTGAGCTTGTTGGCCGTCTTGGCTGCCTGATACTTGCTGCTGCATTCAGCCATGGTGAGGCCCTTGGAGCCTTCGGCGGCTTCGGTCGAGGTCTTGGCCGCAGCCGGCTTGGTCTCGGCCGCGGCGGTCGCGCCTGCACCGCATTCGGTCTTGCGGAAGTCGTTCCACTTCATGCCGTTCAGCGTGCCGGCGGCCTTCGCGGCCTGGTACTTGGCACTGCATTCCTTGGCGGTCAGGCCCTTGGCCGAGCTGTCCGCTGCTGCGGTGGGCTCCTTCGCCTTCTTGGCCGGCTTGGTCTCGGCCGCCTCGGTGTTGGTCTTGGTGTCAGTGGCTTTGGTGTCCGTCGCCTTGGTATCGGTCGTGGCCGAGGCCTCGCTGCCGCACTGGGCCTTGCGGAACTGATTCCAGGTCTGGCCGTTGAGCGTTCCGGCGTCCTTGGCCGTGTTGTACTTGGTGCTGCACTCGGCCATGGTCAGCGCGCTCGCCGGCGCCGCCACGAAAAAGGCTGCCACGGCGAGGCCCGTCACTGTTGCAAGTCTATGAATAAGCATGGCGTCTCTCCCTTGTTGCCGTCAGGTTGTGTCCCTATGCCAAATCAATAACTCTCAATGTCGGGTTGCGCCAGATGCTTCCATTGCGAACCCCGTCACAAAGTGTGTTCCTCCCGATAAGGTGATGAATTGCTTACGATTCTCCAGGCAAGCAAGGTCGGATATGCGCTTTGAACGGAAAAAGCTCGTCTCGGCTGCTATATTGCCGTTACAATGAGAGGTCGTGGCAGGGACGCCGAATCATTTGAATCCGCCGCCACAATGATTTTCTAAGGGAATGGTAATATATAATCGCGAAACGTGATGATCGGATGCGGCCCAATTATGGCAATACGGGCCGCTGAAACCGACGGGGACCTAATAAACATGGCAGGGCAATATTTCGGCACCGACGGCATCCGCGGACGCGCCAACAAGTTTCCGATGACGGCCGAGGTCGCCATGAGGGTTGGCATGGCGGCCGGACTCTCCTTCCAGCGCGGCAACCATCGCCACCGCGTGGTGCTCGGCAAGGACACCCGGCTTTCCGGCTACATGATCGAGAACGCGATGGTGTCCGGCCTGTGCGCCGCCGGAATGGATGTATTCCTGCTCGGCCCGATCCCAACACCGGCAGTCGCCATGCTGGTGCGCTCGCTGCGCGCCGACATCGGCGTGATGATCTCGGCCTCGCACAATCCCTACTACGACAACGGCATCAAACTGTTCGGTCCTGACGGCTACAAGCTTTCCGACGAGATCGAAGAGCGCATCGAGGGAATGCTCGACAAGGACATCGAGCTGGCGCTTGCCGATTCGGACGGCCTCGGCCGCGCCAAGCGCGTCGATGGTGTCCATGACCGCTATATCGAATTCGCCAAGCGCACCCTGCCGCGTTCGATGTCGCTTTCGGGGCTGCGCATCGTCGTCGACTGCGCGAATGGCGCCTCCTACAAGGTGGCGCCCGAGGCGCTGTGGGAGCTCGGCGCCGAGGTCGTTGCCATCAATGTCGAGCCGAACGGCTTCAACATCAACAAGGAGTGCGGCTCGACCCATCCGGCCGGGCTGCAGAAGAAGGTGCATGAGGTGCGCGCCGACATCGGCATCGCGCTCGACGGTGACGCCGACCGCGTGGTCATCGTCGACGAGAACGGCGCCATCGTCGATGGCGACCAGATCATGGCGCTGATCGCCGAATCCTGGCACCAGAGCGGCCGGCTCGCCGGCGGCGGCGTCGTCTCGACGGTGATGTCCAATCTCGGTCTCGAGCGCTTCCTCGGCGACATGAAGCTGCAACTGCACCGCACCAAGGTCGGCGACCGCTATGTGGTCGAGCACATGCGCGCGCACGGGCTCAATGTCGGCGGCGAGCAGTCCGGCCACATCGTGCTCTCCGATTTCTCGACCACCGGCGACGGCCTCGTCTCGGCGCTGCAGGTGCTGGCCTGCATCAAGCGGCAGAACCGGCCGGTCAGCGAGCTGTCGAGGAAATTCGAGCCGGTGCCGCAGCTTCTGAAGAACGTGCGCATCGCCGGCGGCAAGCCGCTGGAGGAGGCCCCCGTCAAGGCGGCGATCGAGGATGCGCGCAACCGGCTGGGCAAGAGCGGGCGCCTCGTCATTCGGCCCTCGGGCACCGAGCCGCTGATCCGCGTCATGGCCGAAGGCGACGACCCGCAACTGGTCGAAGCCGTCGTCAACGACATCGTCGGGATCATTTCGGAAACCCGCAGCGCCGCCTGACGCCCGCCGCCGCGTCCGACATCCCGGAGCCCGCCAGCAGGCGGGCTTTTTGCTGCGACCGCGCCGCCATGGACATGGCTTTGCCATCTAGAATTGCATAGATTCGTGGTTAATCGGTACGGTTAAACGGCCTTTAACCTTTGCAATTCATTATCCACCCGAGGCAACCATCTTCGGGCGTCGTCCCGAGGCTTCTTAGGGGTGACAGTCATGTTCAATACAGCAAGAATGGCGGCGTTTGCCGCGCTGTTCGCAGGGGCAGCCGGACCGGTCTTCGCGGCCGATATGGTGGAGCCGATGGTCGAGCAGGCACCGCCGCCTGTCGTCGAGGCGCAGCCGGCGGATGTCGGCGGCTGGTATATCCGCGGCGACATCGACTACCACCAGTCGGATCTGGATAGCATCGACTACATTACATACGGCCCCCCGCCCGGCACCAACGATTTCGATTTCGGCGACCTCAAGGGTGGATTCTCGCTGGGCGCCGGCGTCGGCTACAAGGTCAACGACTACTTCCGCACCGATCTGACTGCCGATTACTGGTTCAAGTCAGACTTCAACGGCCAGACCTCCGACCTCGTCACGACGTCGACCGAGGTCTCAAAAATGAGCGCCTTCCTCCTGCTCGCCAATGCATATGTCGATCTCGGCACCTATCATGGGATCACGCCTTACGTCGGCGCCGGCATCGGCGGCGCGCGTGTCAAATGGGACGACGTCAGGGACCCGAACACCACCGAGTTCAACCCCGGCGTATCCAGCTGGCGTTTCGCATACGCTCTTATGGCCGGCGCTTCCTACTGCTTGACCGACAAATTGATCTTGGATGCGGGCTATCGCTTCTCCCATATCCAGGGAGGCCGCATGTTTGAGTTCGATACGAGCAGCTCCGGGCCAGGTTTCGACCATGGCATCGATACGCACGAGGTGCGCGGCGGCCTGCGCTATCAATTCGGCGGCAACAATGGGTGTGCCGCGCCGGTCGTGGCCTATCAGCCCGAACCTGAGCCCATCTATACCAAGTAGGCGTCCATTTTTCGAGGCATTGCGAACCGCCCGGCGATCCGCCGGGCGGTTTTCCTTTGTCAAGCGTTGGGCAAAAGTCGATCGAAATCAATTCGGTAACTGACTGTTATCCTTAACCGGCACTTAACCACTATGGTTAACAATGCATCCTGGAAACGGCAGCTGTGCTCGCGTTCGCGACTGGCGCCACCTTCAGGAGCCGGGGACCATGATATCAAAATCGCGTATTGCACTGGTGCTCGCCGCAATCGTGCTGACGCCGGCGACGCAGGCGCTGTCGGCCGACTACGACCCGCCGATCTATGTCGACCAGGCGCCGGACTATCAGCCGGTCGAGGTGGGCTCCGGCTGGTACCTGCGCGGTGATGTCTCCTACCTGGTAGACAAGAGCTTCAAGGACCAGAATTTCAGCTCCACCCCCACCAGCTTCAGCGAGAG
Protein-coding sequences here:
- a CDS encoding outer membrane protein: MFNTARMAAFAALFAGAAGPVFAADMVEPMVEQAPPPVVEAQPADVGGWYIRGDIDYHQSDLDSIDYITYGPPPGTNDFDFGDLKGGFSLGAGVGYKVNDYFRTDLTADYWFKSDFNGQTSDLVTTSTEVSKMSAFLLLANAYVDLGTYHGITPYVGAGIGGARVKWDDVRDPNTTEFNPGVSSWRFAYALMAGASYCLTDKLILDAGYRFSHIQGGRMFEFDTSSSGPGFDHGIDTHEVRGGLRYQFGGNNGCAAPVVAYQPEPEPIYTK
- the tilS gene encoding tRNA lysidine(34) synthetase TilS, translated to MPGTEPEFSGRLFSDFDFSSGAVAAVSGGSDSTALLLLLKDRLDRDAPAARLLAVTIDHALRPNSAAEARAVAELCAAHGIAHRTLIWSGPKPATGLPAAAREARYRLLAEAAEGESIGLILTGHTADDQAETVLMRQARDAGTRDGDDDGRGLAGMAPATLYGWRTWIGRPLLGTRRAVLRQFLKRRNIGWIEDPTNVDQRFERPRMRAALSGGEGEARFAAAIAEAGQAAAAREELGSRAAILIGAFASRPASGLVRLDPAFAASEDGEAATYALRILLATMGGTSFLADEARSRRLFERLRSGSLCATLSRSVVDARRSGIFLHRESRNLPAPAPAEDHNCWDGRRRITLGDKSDGLVIAPLGVAAAKRACADEAAPAGIVRKALASEPALWRDDERLDSAGGGGLRPPIAAAPLVSPFARFLPCFDLLPAAAVARLIGAAQPPASPFRGHDRGRPWSKA
- the ybgF gene encoding tol-pal system protein YbgF — translated: MHFRTVLSGTLALLLASSISSVAAPAGSTAQSPDSGFTFHLPTLGIFGDKTKPEQAQVAQQDGAGATGLEDQLRQMNGKIEELNFQILQMQEQMRKQQEDNEFRFQQLEGGSQGAKPTGQKKSEAAPQNGDANGGDAGMADAGADTNVADAPPTQAPAAAGTQSGGKSVSEVIVESQTGDPGKVITGAPPKTFGTITVDKNGNVVNAETDPQASAPAGAPAATASAPTAETPAKSGKTKSGGTVMASLPSTNDPDELYRNSYQFILSGDYPTAEQGFRDHISRFPKDAKAADAHYWLGESLLGQQKYRDAAEVFLGASKDYPKAKKAPDMLLKLGVALVGLKQNDVACATFSEIGKRYPDVSGALKERIKQEKALASC
- the ftsH gene encoding ATP-dependent zinc metalloprotease FtsH; the protein is MNPNYRNLALWAIIAVLLIALFNLFQTPQTRGATSDIAYSQFLQDVASGRVKSVTIAGARIFGNYTDNANGFQTYSPGDPSLVSRLQDKNVTITAKPETDGSNSLFGYLISWLPMILILGVWIFFMRQMQSGSGRAMGFGKSKAKLLTEAHGRVTFQDVAGVDEAKEDLEEIVEFLRDPQKFQRLGGKIPRGVLLVGPPGTGKTLLARSVAGEANVPFFTISGSDFVEMFVGVGASRVRDMFDQAKKNAPCIIFIDEIDAVGRHRGAGLGGGNDEREQTLNQLLVEMDGFESNESIILIAATNRPDVLDPALLRPGRFDRQVVVPNPDIVGREKILKVHVRNVPLAPNVDLKVIARGTPGFSGADLMNLVNESALMAARRNKRLVTMAEFEDAKDKIMMGAERRSSAMTQAEKELTAYHESGHAILALNVPTADPLHKATIIPRGRALGMVMQLPEGDRYSMSYKYMISRLAIMMGGRVAEEFKFGKENITSGASSDIEQATKLARAMVTRWGFSDKLGHVAYGDNQEEVFLGHSVARTQNISEETAQIIDAEVRRLIDDAYSTAKAVLTKKKKDWIALAEGLLEYETLTGDEIKQLIAGHKPARDLGDDTPPSRGSAVPKAGTGGRRKKGPEPEGGMEPQPQG
- the glmM gene encoding phosphoglucosamine mutase, which translates into the protein MAGQYFGTDGIRGRANKFPMTAEVAMRVGMAAGLSFQRGNHRHRVVLGKDTRLSGYMIENAMVSGLCAAGMDVFLLGPIPTPAVAMLVRSLRADIGVMISASHNPYYDNGIKLFGPDGYKLSDEIEERIEGMLDKDIELALADSDGLGRAKRVDGVHDRYIEFAKRTLPRSMSLSGLRIVVDCANGASYKVAPEALWELGAEVVAINVEPNGFNINKECGSTHPAGLQKKVHEVRADIGIALDGDADRVVIVDENGAIVDGDQIMALIAESWHQSGRLAGGGVVSTVMSNLGLERFLGDMKLQLHRTKVGDRYVVEHMRAHGLNVGGEQSGHIVLSDFSTTGDGLVSALQVLACIKRQNRPVSELSRKFEPVPQLLKNVRIAGGKPLEEAPVKAAIEDARNRLGKSGRLVIRPSGTEPLIRVMAEGDDPQLVEAVVNDIVGIISETRSAA